AACATCCGTCAGAAGGGCTACTTTTTCCAGGGTAAGATCGCTGGTTTCTGATGTCAGACCATGTCCCAACCTTGCTCCATCCATGAACAGGTATAATTTATTTTGCTTACAAAATGCTGAAAGCTCTTCCAGTTCTTTTGCCTGATAAATAGTTCCCAGCTCTGTAGAATTGGATATATACACCAGCTTAGGCATCACCTGATGTGGTGCATTGCTATGTCCTTCTAAAACCGGGATAATATCCGAGGGTCTTAATTTTCCATCTGCAGTTTCAATACTCAATACTTTATGACCTGTGGCTTCAATAGCTCCTGTTTCATTATTCAGAATATGGCCGGGAGCGGCAGAAATTGCACATTGATAAGGCTTTAAGATTGCTGAAATAACAATTAAGTTAGCCTGCGTTCCTCCTGAAACCAAAAAAACTTCAGAATTTTGATTGTTAATTTTTTCTTTAATTAATGTTTTTGCTTTTAATGAATACTCATCTTCTCCATATCCGGCCTGCTGATCAAGATTATACTGTAAAAGGGCCTGTAAGATATTTGGGTGGCACCCTTCAGAATAGTCGTTTTTGAATGAAAATTTCATAGAGTAAAAGTAAAAAAAGTTAAAATAACAAGAGTAAACTTTTCATTTTATTTTGTTAGATTTGTATTGAAAATCATCTAACATTTTGAAAACAACCCTAACAGAAGAGAATTACCTGAAAGCTTTGTTTCATTTAGTTGACAATGAAGGAAAGGTTACGATTAATGAGCTCAGCAAATTTTTGAATGTAAAAATGCCAAGTGTCAATAATATGATGAAAAAGTTTGCAGAGAAAAAGTGGGTTATTTATGAAACCTACAAACCATTAATTGTTACAGAAAGCGGAAGGCGGGAAGCAGCCCTGGTAGTTCGTAAACACAGACTTACCGAAATGTTTCTGGTTAAAAAAATGAATTTTGGCTGGGAAAATGTTCACGAAATTGCAGAACAGCTAGAGCACGTGCACTCTCAAATCTTTTTCGAGAAAATGGACGAAATTCTTGATTATCCTAAATTTGATCCTCATGGAGAACCTATTCCGGATAAAGACGGAAATATTATTGCCCAGGATTTGCAAAAACTAAGCAACTGTGAGCCTGGTGAAAATGTAACTTTCGCTTCAGTCACCCTTTCTGATGGCGCATTTTTAAATTATCTTAACGATCGGAATCTTCTCCTCAATACCAAAGTAAAAGTCGTTAAAATTGAGAGCTTTGATAAATCAATGACGATAGAAATCGATGGTAAAACAGAAATTTTAAGTAAAAAAGCAACTGAAAAAATATTGGTTAAGAAATAATCTTAACATAAGAAATTAAACAGTTTCATTTTTAATTTTTTTAAGCTATTAAAGAATAGTATCTATTACTTACACTGTTAAAAAACGGTTAAACTCTCTTTTTTGAAATACCTGAAAATTTATTTTTAACTACGTTTGCAAAACCTTCTGCAGGCTTTGTCTTTCCGACAAACACTAACCTTTAATTATTACTTAAAAAAATTATGAAAAAAAGCATACCGTTTTTTATTATTTCGATGCTATTAAGCCCATTGGCAAATGCTCAGGACACTCAGGTAAGAGATTTTGTAATTGAACCACAGATTAAACCTAATTTCTATATTTATAAAACTTTCGGAGTATTCGGAGGTAAAGAATATTCTACCAATGCGGTTTATCTGGTTACCAAAAAAGGAGTTGTTTTGTTTGATGTTCCATGGCAGAAAACACAATATCAAAGTCTGTTGGACACTATTCAGAAACGACATAACCTTCCTGTTATTGCTGTATTTGCTACCCATTCACACGAAGACAGAGCTGGAGATTTAAGCTTTTATAACAACAAAGGAATTAAAACCTACGCTACCGCGAAAACCAATGAACTCTTAAAGAAAGATGGAAAAGCTACCTCTACTGAACTTATAAAAACAGGAAAACCTTACCGTATTGGTGGAGAAGAATTTGTAGTGGACTTTCTGGGTGAAGGACATACTGCCGATAACGTAGTAGTCTGGTTCCCCAAATATAAAATACTGGACGGAGGATGTCTTGTAAAAAGTAAATCAGCGGTTGACCTTGGCTACACCGGAGAAGCCAACGTTGCACAATGGCCACAAACCATGATGAAATTGAAAAACAAATATTCACAGGCAACCCTGATTATCCCAGGTCACGATGAATGGAAAGGAGGCGGACATGTTGAACATACTC
The window above is part of the Chryseobacterium sp. MA9 genome. Proteins encoded here:
- a CDS encoding low specificity L-threonine aldolase produces the protein MKFSFKNDYSEGCHPNILQALLQYNLDQQAGYGEDEYSLKAKTLIKEKINNQNSEVFLVSGGTQANLIVISAILKPYQCAISAAPGHILNNETGAIEATGHKVLSIETADGKLRPSDIIPVLEGHSNAPHQVMPKLVYISNSTELGTIYQAKELEELSAFCKQNKLYLFMDGARLGHGLTSETSDLTLEKVALLTDVFYLGGTKNGALIGEAIVINNPVLQEDFAFNIKQKGALLAKGRLLGIQFMELMKDNLYFDLAKHANQQAMKIKNALQKKGAAFLSDTYTNQIFPILSNDLIEVLSENFEFYVWKKIDENFSAIRLITSWSTGDEDVNRFIEIIETELS
- a CDS encoding metal-dependent transcriptional regulator; this encodes MKTTLTEENYLKALFHLVDNEGKVTINELSKFLNVKMPSVNNMMKKFAEKKWVIYETYKPLIVTESGRREAALVVRKHRLTEMFLVKKMNFGWENVHEIAEQLEHVHSQIFFEKMDEILDYPKFDPHGEPIPDKDGNIIAQDLQKLSNCEPGENVTFASVTLSDGAFLNYLNDRNLLLNTKVKVVKIESFDKSMTIEIDGKTEILSKKATEKILVKK
- the blaIND gene encoding IND family subclass B1 metallo-beta-lactamase, with protein sequence MKKSIPFFIISMLLSPLANAQDTQVRDFVIEPQIKPNFYIYKTFGVFGGKEYSTNAVYLVTKKGVVLFDVPWQKTQYQSLLDTIQKRHNLPVIAVFATHSHEDRAGDLSFYNNKGIKTYATAKTNELLKKDGKATSTELIKTGKPYRIGGEEFVVDFLGEGHTADNVVVWFPKYKILDGGCLVKSKSAVDLGYTGEANVAQWPQTMMKLKNKYSQATLIIPGHDEWKGGGHVEHTLDLLNKNKKSE